A single window of Dendropsophus ebraccatus isolate aDenEbr1 chromosome 5, aDenEbr1.pat, whole genome shotgun sequence DNA harbors:
- the LOC138794111 gene encoding odorant receptor 131-2-like encodes MNATFVYSNNTNESYESLMYMLYMFMSMIFPPFSLYLPSVIVILCVFFTTSHIRENVRYLLFSHMIITDSLHLTLAFILFLAALYIVYMPVKWCCLIAGVSASSALTTRYNLALMSLERYIAVCFPLRHGEICTVRRCNVAILTLCIWRLLQIYDFQITIRYLTFSLSFSVVVIIIGYTYIKVMMVARKMGSGTSSASKAAKTVLLHGFQLLLCLCSFSSTFTENLFKKYLNMAVINFFLFTYLPLFISPLIYGIRDEVIHARIRKLICCT; translated from the exons ATGAACGCAACATTTGTCTACAGTAACAACACCAATGAATCTTATGAATCTctaatgtatatgctgtatatgtttATGTCCATGATCTTCCCACCCTTTTCCTTGTACCTTCCATCTGTTATAGTCATACTATGTGTGTTCTTCACCACCTCTCACATTCGTGAGAACGTCCGATATCTGCTCTTCAGCCACATGATCATCACCGATTCCTTACACCTTACTCTGGCCTTTATTCTTTTCTTAGCAGCTCTTTACATTGTCTATATGCCGGTGAAATGGTGTTGTCTCATAGCCGGTGTTTCGGCCAGTTCAGCTTTAACTACGCGTTACAACTTGGCCCTCATGTCCTTGGAACGTTACATTGCTGTCTGCTTCCCCTTGAGACATGGAGAGATCTGCACAGTACGACGGTGTAACGTGGCCATCTTG ACTTTGTGCATATGGAGACTTCTGCAGATATACGACTTTCAAATCACAATCAGATATCTGACTTTTTCCCTCAGTTTCAGCGTGGTGGTGATCATTATAGGTTACACTTATATCAAAGTTATGATGGTTGCTCGAAAGATGGGATCAGGAACATCATCTGCCTCCAAGGCAGCAAAAACGGTCTTACTCCACGGGTTTCAGCTCCTCTTATGCCTGTGTTCGTTCAGCAGCACATTCACAGAGAATCTTTTTAAGAAGTATCTGAACATGGCCGTCATCAACTTCTTTCTGTTTACGTACTTGCCTCTGTTTATCAGCCCCTTAATTTATGGGATAAGAGATGAAGTTATCCACGCACGGATAAGGAAATTGATCTGCTGCACATAG